The genome window gcagaagaaaattggaaattattttcttactctGTAATTTCTCATGTATTTATAAGCAGttctaaaaatgaataaatgaggAAACAGTGCTTAAAATTGAGAGACTTTACATTAAAGCATTCTTTTCTTACAGTTACAATGGGGAAGTTCTAAAAAATATTGCTGCCATAGCTTCAGACATCACTTGAACTGTTCTAGTGCTAGAGACTGCTCATGTCAAGAAgaatatggaaataaaatagacAAAATAATCCAGATTAAAGAGTTGTACACCATTGGGTCAAACAACAGCATCTACAATTCATTAATTTTAACAAAGAGAACATGTATAGTATTTTGTTTGCAATGAGCTATGCAAGAAGCCATACCTGGAGGAATGTGAGTGCTGCTCTTTGAAGTAAACATTCAGCATAGCAAATTTCTGCATGGATTTCCTCTAGTGTCATAtggaatggaaaaagaacaaatcaatcagatgaaaaataattaaacaaaacttAGACCATTAATAAAGGAATAAACTCACAAATCTCAAACTgagaaaagcaatttcaaaatTACCTGCACTGTTTCTAGACTACCAAAGCAACTCTAAGCAGTAATGCTACATAGAGAAATTTTGCAGAAATTTCCCAGATTATTTCCAGAAACTCTTGAATCTGGAACCTTTCTGGCATTTTCCCCATGAACTTCTAGGCATTTCCTTATGTAGTAATTTTTGGAAATATTGAGTCAGTAGCCAACATAAAACAGCCAGCAACTTTGGACATGGTGACATTGCAATTGCCAAAACACCAATCCAGCAATTGCTAATAAATCATCAGTTTTATCACTGAGTTTTTCACCTAATGCGTTCCTGCAGATTGCCAACTCTATACAATTCTAATTCCAGtgaaaaacccaaacaaaaataagcaaattagAGACAGTGTTACCTTCAGTAAAGTTTTCAAGGCTTTGTCTATGCACAAGATTGTTGATGGAATCAGCTACTGTAGATTTCTTCCTAAATCTGCAGAAAAGTAAGTTCGGTCATTCTGAACATGAAGGAACATGAGAACTGTATCTTTCAGCTGGCTACCTTTGCAGTCTCTAAAATACCTCTACTGTTCACCAACCCACTATCATCTCCCTACGTATGCAAATATTCCATGTAAAATTTTGTTAATATGACCCTCCTGAGATCTGTCTTTTATCCTTTGTGCACAAAATCCCATTTTAATGGTGGAAAGGATCAGGAGGCTTTTTGAATCATGTTGTGTGCGTGTGCACGCTGTTTCAAAGACAGCTGGTTACAGCAAAATCACCACCAAATGGAATGATTCTGCAGCATCTATAAATGGTAAATAGCCTGCAGAATCAGTACAATGGATAGGAcaaaaaactgacaaaaattgattgacaaaaaaaaaaaaatcagatattgTGGTAAACAAGTTTTCAGGAACAGAGTGCTGAAAACACTAAGGAGCGTGGTCTGACCTCATAATTGAGGCTCCtttgagcaggaggttggactagTTGACTCTTGATGTCAACTTCCAGCTTCAGTGACTGAATTGCCCCACACTTACTTTTGACAGGTGGCTTGAGCTTCTTTCATGGTGTTTCCTGCATTCATTATGTCCTGAGGATCAAATGTCATCATAGCTTGCATTTCCAGTATAGTGGCGTAAGTCAGTGCATGATACATACTATCTTTAGTTCTGCAAGAAAACACAAGATTCAAAGCAGggttactttgtttttattactttaaaaaataaatccaactCCAGAAATAAATCAGTCTGATAGGAACTAGGTCTAAATTAAGTAGAAATCAGGCACAAAGGACAGTTAATATAACCAAGAAATGCTAACAGATTCTGATCTGTGTAGGAAATCACGTCTACAGCTCCAGTTTCAATAACTATGCTGAGATGTTCCAATTCTGAGCCAAGGATAGGTACTAAATGTACATGAACTACAGGAATTAACCACATGGCTAACCATTCAGGGAAgacaaatcacttttttttttcctctttaataaGTTAACTAAATGAACTCAACAATACGTGACAGAAATCCAGACATCATTCTATTCTGGGACAGTTACTCAGGACAGACTCAAGGAGATGGTGTTGTAGTAACACAATTCTACAACCCTGGCCAAAGTAGCATCTTCTTCAAAGAGAATTTCCTACTAGAAGTATTCCAGTCAAAATCAGACATGACggctttttcctcctcttctgttCTATCAGCTTTCCACCCCAAATTGCTCAATTTAGATACTATTCTGAGGGACTTCAGA of Meleagris gallopavo isolate NT-WF06-2002-E0010 breed Aviagen turkey brand Nicholas breeding stock chromosome 10, Turkey_5.1, whole genome shotgun sequence contains these proteins:
- the LOC109369325 gene encoding tetratricopeptide repeat protein 39A-like isoform X2; the protein is MAVSGHTAVLAERSPASDLNVALHECMAALDLFLSNKFSDALASLQAKTKDSMYHALTYATILEMQAMMTFDPQDIMNAGNTMKEAQATCQKFRKKSTVADSINNLVHRQSLENFTEEEIHAEICYAECLLQRAALTFLQDENMVSFIKGGIKVRNSYQTYSCSFFWNIKNLWVKRE